In the Anastrepha obliqua isolate idAnaObli1 chromosome 1, idAnaObli1_1.0, whole genome shotgun sequence genome, one interval contains:
- the LOC129236115 gene encoding uncharacterized protein LOC129236115: MIVSIQMNGTKANIFASIDKGSMNTVDPESFNFIKNATKLMKEVLSEHSDLRKFVPHIESVEHIFLSSTIDMFNENRDGRLDGICVLNHGDFHAKNIMVQNVDGKLKDLMLLDYQISIFGSPAIDLHYAFIMMFSPEMRREQFDELLYYYITNLQETLRKAEYKGRIPTNVEFRQELQKRRYWGLFLLLSFLAFKYTFADKKSDVAKLIENAEAQKNQLRDPKLLNELRELLPRFLHNGYFEY; this comes from the exons AAAGCAAACATCTTTGCTAGCATAGACAAAGGTTCCATGAATACTGTGGATCCAGAAAGCTTTAACTTTATCAAGAATGCCACTAAATTAATGAAAGAGGTTTTAAGCGAACATAGCGATCTTCGCAAATTCGTACCACACATTGAGTCCGTCGAACATATATTTCTATCCAGTACTATCGATATGTTTAATGAGAACCGAGATGGTAGACTTGATGGTATTTGTGTACTAAATCATGGcgattttcatgcaaaaaatataatggTGCAAAATGTGGATGGCAAACTGAAAGATCTCATGCTG CTCGACTATCAGATTAGCATATTTGGTTCGCCAGCTATTGATCTACACTATGCCTTCATCATGATGTTCAGTCCAGAAATGCGGCGAGAGCAATTTGACGAATTGTTGTATTATTACATAACGAATTTGCAGGAGACTCTACGCAAAGCAGAGTACAAGGGACGTATTCCGACCAATGTGGAATTTCGACAAGAACTGCAGAAGCGCAGATATTGGG GACTCTTCTTACTTTTATCCTTTTTGGCTTTCAAATACACATTTGCTGATAAAAAAAGCGATGTTGCCAAACTGATTGAAAATGCGGAGGCACAGAAGAACCAACTACGAGATCCAAAGCTGCTGAATGAGCTAAGAGAGCTTTTGCCAAGATTTTTACACAACGGCTACTTTgagtattaa
- the LOC129235539 gene encoding 60S ribosomal protein L3-like translates to MSHRKFSAPRHGSKAFYPKKRSCHHRGKVKAFPKDDPSKPVHLTCFIGYKAGMTHIVREADRPRSKINKKEVVEAVTVLETPPMIVVGAVGCIETPYGLRALVNVWVQHLSEECRRRFYKNWYKSKKKAFTKASKKWEVDLGKKSIENDFRKMLRYCKVIRVIAHSQIRQKKAHIMEIQLNGGCIEDKVKWVRENLEKPVQVSNVFGQDEMIDCVGVTKGKGFKGVTARWHTKKLPRKTWFPPLW, encoded by the coding sequence ATGTCTCATCGTAAATTCTCCGCGCCACGCCATGGCTCTAAGGCATTTTACCCCAAGAAGAGGTCTTGCCATCACCGCGGTAAAGTTAAGGCCTTCCCCAAGGATGACCCAAGCAAGCCAGTACATTTAACCTGCTTCATTGGCTACAAAGCTGGTATGACTCACATTGTACGTGAAGCCGATCGACCTAGATCCAAAATCAATAAGAAAGAGGTTGTTGAAGCCGTAACCGTGTTGGAAACTCCACCAATGATTGTTGTTGGTGCTGTAGGTTGCATTGAAACACCTTATGGTCTTCGGGCTCTTGTAAATGTATGGGTTCAGCATTTGTCAGAAGAGTGTCGTCGTCGCTTCTACAAGAACTGGTACAAATCCAAGAAGAAGGCTTTCACCAAGGCCAGCAAGAAATGGGAAGTTGACTTGGGCAAGAAGAGTATTGAAAATGACTTCCGCAAAATGCTCCGTTACTGCAAAGTCATCCGTGTTATTGCACACTCGCAGATTCGCCAAAAGAAGGCACACATCATGGAAATCCAATTGAACGGTGGCTGCATTGAAGATAAAGTTAAATGGGTGCGTGAAAACTTGGAAAAACCCGTGCAGGTCAGCAATGTCTTTGGACAGGATGAGATGATTGATTGTGTTGGTGTTACCAAGGGTAAAGGTTTCAAGGGTGTCACTGCTCGTTGGCACACAAAGAAATTACCACGCAAGACGTGGTTTCCCCCATTATGGTGA